The following coding sequences lie in one Streptomyces albofaciens JCM 4342 genomic window:
- a CDS encoding amidohydrolase, giving the protein MSDRTAHTPARPDAADLVIEGGTVLVHDDHDGIGFAEDAAVVVRDGRIDAVTTAAAVADLPAAERLDARGQAVVPGLVNCHTHAPMVLFRGSAEDLPTEEWFNERIWPAETNLTDHDVRLGALLACAELIRCGVTTFADHYFAMDEVAHAVEVSGLRANLGWAYFSSMGPAGRERSLDFALRHRGGAGGRITTSLAPHAPYTVSDADLRATAGLADEHGLPVHLHAAENREQTEHSLARRGRTPVETLHRAGLLDVDVLIAHGTGILERDLPVLGRATARVGVATAPRGYLKFAWDTTPVRLLRSIGVPVGLATDGAASNNTLDVWESMTLTALVQKAAERDPRWLTARQALDHATTQSARALGLDGRVGRIAPGHRADIVLVDLTGPHVQPVHDLATALVHSVRSGDVRTTVVDGRVLMRDRRLLTLDVPAITAEIRTRLPALLDRGHGDRVQHYDA; this is encoded by the coding sequence GTGTCCGACCGCACCGCGCACACCCCCGCCCGCCCCGACGCCGCCGACCTGGTGATCGAGGGCGGCACCGTACTCGTCCACGACGACCACGACGGCATCGGCTTCGCCGAGGACGCCGCGGTCGTCGTACGGGACGGCCGCATCGACGCGGTCACCACGGCCGCGGCGGTGGCGGACCTGCCCGCCGCCGAACGCCTCGACGCCCGCGGCCAGGCCGTCGTGCCCGGCCTGGTCAACTGCCATACCCACGCGCCGATGGTGCTCTTCCGGGGCAGCGCCGAGGACCTGCCCACCGAGGAGTGGTTCAACGAGCGGATCTGGCCGGCCGAGACCAACCTCACCGACCACGACGTGCGGCTCGGCGCGCTGCTCGCCTGCGCCGAGCTGATCCGCTGCGGCGTCACCACGTTCGCCGACCACTACTTCGCGATGGACGAGGTGGCACACGCCGTGGAGGTGAGCGGGCTGCGGGCGAACCTCGGCTGGGCGTACTTCTCCTCGATGGGCCCGGCGGGCCGCGAACGCTCCCTGGACTTCGCGCTGCGCCACCGCGGCGGCGCCGGCGGCCGGATCACCACCTCGCTCGCGCCGCACGCGCCGTACACCGTCTCCGACGCGGACCTGCGCGCGACCGCCGGACTCGCCGACGAGCACGGCCTGCCGGTCCACCTCCACGCGGCCGAGAACCGCGAACAGACCGAACACAGCCTCGCCCGCCGCGGCCGCACGCCCGTCGAGACGCTGCACCGCGCCGGTCTGCTGGACGTGGACGTGCTGATCGCCCACGGCACCGGCATCCTGGAGCGGGACCTCCCGGTCCTCGGCCGCGCCACCGCGCGCGTCGGCGTCGCCACCGCCCCCAGGGGCTATCTGAAGTTCGCGTGGGACACGACGCCCGTACGGCTGCTGCGTTCGATCGGCGTCCCGGTCGGCCTGGCGACGGACGGTGCCGCGTCGAACAACACCCTGGACGTCTGGGAGAGCATGACCCTCACCGCCCTCGTCCAGAAGGCGGCGGAACGGGACCCGCGGTGGCTGACCGCCCGCCAGGCGCTCGACCACGCGACGACGCAGAGCGCCCGCGCACTCGGCCTGGACGGGCGGGTGGGGCGGATCGCGCCGGGGCACCGGGCGGACATCGTGCTGGTGGACCTCACCGGGCCGCACGTCCAGCCGGTGCACGACCTGGCCACCGCGCTGGTGCACAGCGTCCGCTCCGGCGATGTGCGCACCACCGTGGTCGACGGCCGCGTCCTCATGCGCGACCGCCGCCTGCTGACCCTAGACGTCCCCGCGATCACCGCGGAGATCCGCACCCGGCTGCCCGCCCTGCTGGACCGCGGCCACGGCGACCGCGTACAGCATTACGACGCCTGA